One region of Geoalkalibacter sp. genomic DNA includes:
- a CDS encoding peptidylprolyl isomerase, with translation MDAKNPQVILQTSQGDITLELYPAQAPASVANFLAYARDGYYDGTIFHRVISNFMIQGGGMTPDMKNKQTKAPIKNEADNGLKNERGTVAMARTQVVDSATSQFFINVTDNDFLNHRDKSPAGYGYAVFGKVIAGMEAVDAIRKVPTGNAGFHQDVPKTPVVIEKATVVE, from the coding sequence ATGGACGCGAAAAATCCCCAGGTCATCCTGCAGACTTCCCAGGGCGACATCACCCTCGAACTCTACCCCGCGCAGGCGCCGGCCTCGGTGGCCAATTTTCTTGCCTATGCGCGCGACGGCTATTACGACGGCACCATCTTTCACCGCGTGATCAGCAACTTCATGATCCAGGGCGGCGGCATGACGCCGGACATGAAGAACAAGCAAACCAAGGCACCCATCAAGAACGAAGCCGACAACGGCCTCAAGAATGAGCGCGGCACCGTCGCCATGGCCCGCACCCAGGTGGTCGACAGCGCTACCAGCCAGTTCTTCATCAACGTCACGGACAACGATTTTCTCAATCACCGCGACAAATCGCCGGCCGGCTACGGCTATGCCGTGTTCGGCAAGGTGATCGCGGGCATGGAAGCCGTCGACGCCATTCGCAAGGTGCCCACGGGCAACGCCGGCTTTCACCAGGACGTGCCCAAGACGCCGGTGGTCATCGAAAAAGCCACCGTGGTGGAATGA